A stretch of Planctomycetaceae bacterium DNA encodes these proteins:
- a CDS encoding RNA-binding S4 domain-containing protein, giving the protein MSNDKPADPSSEETIPLDQFLKLAHVVQSGGEAKHLIREGAVTVNGEVETRRGRKLRNGDRVTVNGEDFVIETD; this is encoded by the coding sequence ATGTCGAACGACAAGCCAGCCGACCCCTCCAGTGAAGAAACCATACCGCTCGATCAGTTTCTCAAGCTGGCACACGTCGTTCAGTCCGGGGGGGAAGCAAAACACCTGATTCGGGAAGGCGCTGTGACCGTCAACGGCGAAGTTGAAACGCGTCGTGGGCGAAAGCTGAGAAACGGAGACCGAGTTACCGTGAATGGAGAAGACTTCGTCATCGAGACGGACTGA
- a CDS encoding cation:proton antiporter, with protein sequence MLDDANTLLILGVVLVAGTLGGAAAKRLNLPSVTGQIIAGILMGSSVLGVLSHESLHRLDPLVDFALGLMAVAVGSHLNFRRLKVAYRRLFLLLILEGTLTPLLVYIGVIGFSQITWSTALLLSAIAVSTAPATVLAIVKETNSKGAFVTTLLAAVALNNLMCIILFELARTIAKAAITPSGVFEATALIEPLVQVGKSLLLGTITGGVLIVLTRHVVRSDRLAALSLTAILLTAGLTAHLGLSVLLACLCFGVTLANVSPDKEEIGHRVFESFELAIFAVFFTVAGMELKFETLAIGGLLAVMTFVMRALGKIGAGWIGMKLAGATKRIRRWIGVALIPQAGLAVGLMLLITEDQEFVSIHELFLAVVLTMVLLNETVGPVLTRISLRKSGDFGRDRARVLDFLSEHNITVNLAGPSKEEAVRQLVSLAVSVNKLSVDTETIVQDVMKAEGVVSTCVGEGLALPHARLDEGTHVVGAMGISHKGLNLDTPDGRPVHCMVLILTPKTMPERHLQVLSALAFIAHDESIQSTLYHIDSPTHAEELLHLDEQFEGWNHYLEED encoded by the coding sequence ATGCTCGATGACGCCAACACACTGCTCATTCTTGGGGTGGTGCTTGTGGCTGGCACACTTGGCGGAGCGGCGGCCAAACGACTTAACCTGCCTTCCGTCACCGGGCAGATTATTGCCGGAATCCTGATGGGCTCATCCGTTTTGGGTGTGCTCAGCCACGAGAGCCTGCATCGACTGGATCCTCTGGTCGACTTCGCTCTCGGGCTGATGGCCGTGGCCGTTGGTAGTCACCTGAACTTCCGAAGGCTCAAGGTGGCTTACCGTCGGTTGTTCTTGTTGCTCATCCTCGAGGGAACACTGACTCCATTGCTGGTGTATATCGGGGTCATCGGGTTTTCGCAGATCACCTGGTCAACTGCGTTATTGCTTTCGGCAATTGCGGTTTCCACCGCCCCGGCAACAGTGCTCGCGATCGTCAAAGAGACGAATTCCAAAGGCGCGTTTGTGACAACGCTGCTTGCGGCAGTGGCGCTCAACAACCTGATGTGCATCATCCTGTTCGAACTGGCACGCACGATCGCCAAAGCCGCCATCACACCGTCCGGTGTTTTTGAAGCCACGGCTTTGATTGAACCGCTGGTACAGGTGGGGAAGAGTCTGTTGCTGGGCACGATCACTGGCGGCGTCCTGATAGTATTGACCCGCCATGTCGTGCGGTCCGATCGACTTGCGGCTCTTTCGTTGACGGCCATCCTTCTGACCGCAGGACTGACAGCGCATCTTGGATTATCTGTACTGCTGGCGTGCCTTTGTTTTGGAGTGACTCTTGCCAATGTTTCTCCGGACAAAGAAGAGATCGGGCACAGAGTCTTCGAAAGTTTCGAACTCGCCATCTTCGCTGTGTTTTTTACTGTGGCCGGGATGGAACTGAAGTTTGAAACGCTGGCGATCGGCGGATTGCTTGCCGTGATGACGTTCGTCATGCGAGCTCTGGGTAAGATCGGTGCTGGTTGGATCGGCATGAAACTTGCCGGAGCCACGAAACGGATACGTCGCTGGATTGGTGTCGCTCTGATTCCGCAGGCCGGGCTGGCTGTTGGGCTGATGCTGCTAATTACCGAGGATCAGGAGTTCGTTTCAATTCACGAACTGTTCCTTGCTGTTGTATTGACGATGGTCCTGCTGAACGAAACCGTTGGACCCGTGTTGACACGAATCAGTTTGCGAAAGTCCGGGGACTTCGGTCGGGATCGCGCTCGAGTGCTGGACTTTTTGTCCGAACACAATATCACTGTGAACCTGGCAGGACCGTCGAAAGAGGAAGCGGTACGCCAGCTGGTCAGCCTGGCCGTAAGCGTCAATAAATTATCGGTGGATACCGAAACGATCGTCCAGGACGTCATGAAGGCCGAAGGTGTGGTTTCGACGTGCGTGGGGGAAGGCCTTGCTCTGCCACATGCTCGACTGGACGAGGGTACGCATGTGGTTGGTGCCATGGGAATCAGCCACAAAGGCCTGAACCTGGATACACCGGACGGCCGACCTGTGCACTGCATGGTTCTGATTCTGACACCTAAAACAATGCCCGAACGCCACTTGCAGGTGCTGTCTGCCCTGGCATTTATTGCTCATGACGAATCCATTCAATCGACGCTCTACCATATTGATTCGCCCACGCATGCAGAAGAACTGCTTCATCTGGACGAACAGTTCGAGGGATGGAACCACTACCTCGAAGAGGACTAG
- a CDS encoding DUF1501 domain-containing protein, whose product MQTPDQRREYASQPALGFIRMIPENTNSNTSLTEVTRHGSRRDFFGRTCDGVFGAAVTWLLNQDFFGGASAVAADQHHVVPQDLKPRAPHHEPQARSVIHLFMNGGPSQMDLFDPKPELKRLDGQPYPGNVEDIGNQGTSDIGVMMAGKYKFRRHGESGMWMADVLPQTSQMVDDICLINSMWTDHPNHDNALYKIHSGRLFMGYPTFGAWTVYGLGTENQNLPAYVVLNDPLGPPKNGTRNWTAGFLPPTFQGTPFRPTGSPVLNLTPQYEQPSDVTATARELLGRLDEIHRRKRPNYPDLDARIESYGLAARMQLSAGEALDLSSETLAVQRMYGVGGRWTDSFARRCLLARRLVERGVRFVQIFMEEQPWDSHADLAANHRGACERTDQPVAALLRDLKERGLLDSTLVVWGGEFGRTPTTQKSANGYSGRDHNMQAFTSWMAGGGIKGGTTYGATDEFGHAVVENPVSVHDFHATILHLLGLHHQKLYFTRSGLEERLTGILPPRVIPDILLRPELVRHG is encoded by the coding sequence ATGCAAACGCCGGATCAAAGACGGGAATACGCTTCACAGCCAGCTCTGGGCTTCATTCGAATGATTCCGGAAAATACAAACTCAAATACGTCTCTGACCGAAGTGACTCGTCATGGTTCGCGACGCGATTTCTTCGGAAGAACGTGTGATGGTGTTTTTGGAGCGGCGGTCACCTGGTTACTGAATCAGGATTTCTTTGGCGGTGCTTCGGCCGTGGCGGCGGATCAACATCATGTTGTTCCGCAGGACCTTAAGCCGCGTGCTCCACATCATGAGCCACAGGCTCGGTCGGTCATCCATTTGTTTATGAATGGCGGCCCCAGCCAGATGGATCTGTTCGACCCGAAACCCGAATTGAAGCGACTGGACGGACAGCCGTATCCGGGCAACGTCGAAGATATCGGGAACCAGGGGACTTCCGACATCGGCGTAATGATGGCGGGCAAGTACAAATTTCGACGGCACGGCGAGTCCGGGATGTGGATGGCAGACGTACTGCCACAGACATCACAAATGGTGGATGACATTTGCCTGATCAATTCGATGTGGACGGACCACCCCAACCATGACAATGCCCTTTACAAGATCCACAGCGGCCGCCTGTTTATGGGATACCCGACCTTCGGTGCATGGACCGTTTATGGACTTGGCACCGAGAACCAGAATTTGCCAGCGTATGTCGTTCTGAATGATCCACTGGGACCACCAAAGAATGGAACGCGCAACTGGACAGCCGGCTTTTTGCCGCCCACTTTTCAGGGGACACCGTTCCGTCCAACAGGATCTCCCGTCCTGAACCTGACGCCGCAGTATGAACAGCCATCTGATGTGACAGCAACCGCTCGCGAGCTGCTTGGCAGGCTGGACGAGATCCATCGCCGCAAGCGACCGAACTATCCCGATCTGGATGCGCGAATTGAATCGTATGGGCTGGCTGCCCGAATGCAGTTGTCTGCAGGCGAAGCACTGGACCTTTCATCAGAGACACTTGCAGTACAGCGAATGTATGGCGTTGGCGGAAGATGGACCGATTCTTTCGCTCGACGCTGCCTGCTCGCTCGCCGACTTGTGGAACGGGGCGTGCGATTTGTTCAGATCTTTATGGAAGAACAGCCGTGGGATAGCCACGCAGATCTGGCTGCGAATCACCGCGGGGCCTGCGAACGAACCGATCAACCCGTCGCCGCGTTGCTGCGGGACTTAAAAGAGCGGGGCCTGCTGGATTCGACTCTGGTGGTCTGGGGGGGCGAATTCGGCAGAACGCCAACAACGCAGAAGTCGGCAAACGGCTATTCCGGCCGCGATCATAACATGCAGGCATTCACATCCTGGATGGCGGGCGGTGGGATCAAAGGCGGAACCACTTATGGTGCGACCGATGAATTCGGCCACGCTGTCGTTGAAAACCCGGTCAGTGTACATGATTTCCACGCAACCATTCTGCATCTGCTGGGACTGCATCATCAAAAGCTCTACTTCACTCGAAGCGGCCTGGAAGAACGGCTTACCGGCATCCTGCCTCCTCGCGTAATACCTGACATCCTGCTGCGTCCAGAACTTGTCCGTCATGGCTGA